From Chthoniobacterales bacterium:
TCGAATTCGAGGAGCGCCTTGGCGATGAGGTCGAGCTGCTTGCGGTTGGCCGTGAGCAGTTGCGTGGCGCGCGCGTAAGCCTCGTCAATGAGGGATTTCACCTCGGCGTCGATGGCCTGTGCGGTCGCTTCGCTGTAATCGCGCATGCGGGTGAAATCGCGGGCGAGGAAAAGGTGCTCGTCGCCCTCGCCGTATTCGATCATGCCGAGTTTGTCGCTCATGCCCCACTGGCAGACCATCTTGCGGGCGATGCCGGTGGCCTGCTTGATGTCGCCGCGTGCGCCGCTGGTCACGTCGCCGAACACGATGTCCTCGGCCACGCGTCCGCCCATGATGACAACAAGGTGGTCGAGCAATTCCTTGCGGCGCGTGTTGTATTTGTCCTCCTCCGGCAGCCACATGGTCGAGCCGAGGGACGGTCCGCGCGGGATGATCGTCACCTTGTGCAGCGGCGCGGTGTGTTCGAGCAACTCCAGCAGCAAGGCGTGCCCCGCCTCGTGGTAGGCGGTGACTTCTTTTTCTTTTTCGCTGATCGCCATGCTGCGGCGCTCTTTGCCCCAGCGGACTTTGTCCCGGGCTTCTTCGAGTTCCCGTGTGGTGATGGCTTTGAGTCCTTTGCGCGCAGCGAGGAGCGCGGCTTCGTTGATGACATTCGCCAGCTCGGCGCCGGAGTAGCCCGGCGTGCCGCGGGCGATGACCGCGAGATCGACCGTGTCGGCCACTTTCACTTTCTTCGCGTGGACCCTGAGGATTTCCTCGCGACCGCGCACATCGGGAAGATTGACGGTCACCTGCCGGTCGAAACGTCCGGGGCGAAGCAGCGCAGGGTCGAGGACGTCGGGGCGGTTGGTCGCGGCGATGATGATCACGCCGTCCTGAGCGTCAAAGCCGTCCATCTCGACGAGCAGCGCATTGAGCGTCTGCTCGCGCTCGTCGTGTCCGCCACCCATGCCGTGTCCGCGATGGCGACCGACGGCGTCGATTTCGTCGATGAAGATGAGGCACGGCGCGCTTTTGCGTCCCTGCTCGAACATGTCGCGGACGCGCGAGGCGCCGACGCCGACGAACATTTCGACGAAGTCCGAGCCGCTGATGGAGAAAAACGGGACATCGGCTTCTCCGGCGATGGCGCGTGCAAGGAGCGTTTTGCCCGTTCCCGGGGGGCCGACCATGAGCACACCTTTGGGGATGCGTCCGCCGAGCTTCTGGAATTTTTTCGGGTCCTTGAGGAAATCGACGAGTTCGGAGACTTCTTCTTTGGCTTCTTCCACGCCGGCGACGTCCTTGAAAGTGATCTTGTTTTTCTCGCGCGCCATCATGCGGGCTTTGCTCTTGCCGAAGTTGAGCGCGCCGCGTCCGGCCATTTTGATCTGCGAGCGGAAGATGAAATAAAGCAGGATCAGGAATATGGCGATGGGCAGCAGGCCCACGAGCGTGGTGGCGAGCAGGTTCGACTCGGCGCGCACAGCGGGTGTGATGCCGGCGTCCTTGAGTTGTTTTTCCACGGACTCGCCGTTGAAGGGCATGAAAACCTGGGTCTTGAAAGCGGCGAGGCGTTCTTCCGGTTCTTTCGCGGGCGGGACGGTGACGCTTTTGCGGTAATAGCCCGAGAGAGTCTGCGTGTTGCGTCCTTCCTCGACGATCAGTTCGAGCGGACGCTCGGCCGTGGAGACGATTTTTCCGGCGGCGAGCAACTCGGAGAACTTCGGGTAGCTGAGGTCATCGGTGGGAGCGAGGTTGCCCTCCCGGAAAACCAGGGCGCCACCGATCAGGGCGAAGGCCACAGCGAAGAGCAGCAACCCCCGCCAGTTGAATTGAGGTTCTTCCCCGCGCGGCCCGCGGTTTCTTGGTGAATTGGGATCGTTTTGCGACACAGTTATGAGAGGATGCACTCTTAGCATGGAATGGGGGAAGATCAAATGAGCGGACGTCGCGCGGAATCCTTCGCGGTCTCTATCCACGACGTAAGTCCTTGGACCCGCCCCGCGGTGGAAAAAATGCTCGGGGACCTCGCCGGCCACGGCGTCCGGATCACTTCGCTGCTGGTTGTGCCCGACCACCACCGCCGCGGAAGCTTGGTGGACCATCCGGATTTTCTCGCGTGGCTGCGCGGTCTGCAATCGGCCGGGCACGAGATTGTGCTGCACGGTTTTTTCCACCGCCGCGAACAGTCCGGCGGCGGATGGTTGCAGCATTTGCTCACCGAGCATTACACGGCGGGCGAGGGGGAGTTTTACGATCTGAGCTACGCGGACGCGCGCGAAAGGATGGAAGACGGCCGGGAAATGCTCACCGGCGCGGGCCTCGAAGTTCCGGGTTTCATCGCCCCGGCGTGGCTGCTCGGCGACGAGGCGCGCGATGCGGCGCGCAACCTCGGGTTTGCCTACACGACGTTGCTCGGGGGCGTGCTCGATCTCCGCACGGACGAATGGACGCCTTCACAGTCGCTCGTTTACAGCGTGCGCAGCGCGTGGCGACGTCAGGCGAGTCTGGCATGGAACGCGCAACTGGCCTGGCGTCTTTGCAACCGCCCGCTTTTGCGCCTCGGTTTGCACCCGCCCGATTGGGAGCACGATCAGATCCGTGCGCAGGCTCTGCGGTTGGCGCGCAAAGCGGCGGCCGCACGCCGTGTGATCCGTTACCGCGATTGGGTCGGGGCTTAGCGGAGGCGAGGGATGGGGGGGGGTTGAGGAAAGAACCGCGGTGCGTCAGGGACGCCGCGACCTACCTTGCGGATGAGAGTGCCTCCGCAAGGCGCAGCGCCTGCAAGTTCGGACGCACAGCGTGCACGCGGAAAATGTGCGCACCGCGTTCGCGTCCGAGGGCTGTGAGGGCGGCGGTGGGGATGTCGCGATCGTTGGTATCCGTGCAACCGGCGGCGGCGGCGAGGAACGATTTTCGCGAAGCACCCAGGAGAACGGGTCGCCCGAGCGCGGCGAAGGACTCCATCGCGGCAATGAGTTGCAGGTTGTGCTCCGCGGTTTTGCCGAAGCCGATGCCCGGATCGACAGCAATGTTTTCGCTCGGGATCCCCGCATCCAGCGCGGCTTCGATGCGCGAGCCCAAAAATCCCAGCACCTCGCGCGCCACATCGTCGTAATGCGGGGCGTTTTGCATCGTGCGCGGCGTGCCCTGCATGTGCATGAGAACAACACCGGCTTTGTGCTCCGCGACCACCGAAGCCATGCCTTCGTCTCCGAGCAAGGCGGTGACATCGTTGACGATTTCCGCGCCGGCTCCGATCGCTGCGCGGGCCACCGCGGCCTTCGATGTGTCGATGCTCAGCGCGACGTGGGTGCCACGCGCGAGTTTCTCAATCACCGGCACGACACGGCGGATTTCTTCCGCGGCCTCCACGGGTGCCGCACCCGGGCGTGTCGATTCGCCTCCGATGTCGAGGATCGCTGCGCCTTCCTCCGCGAGGCGAAGGCCGTGCCGCACCGCGTCCTCCACCTTGGCGAAGGACCCGCCGTCGGAAAACGAGTCGGGCGTCACGTTGACGATGCCCATGATGATCCCGCCGTCGGCAAGGTCGAACGTGCGGCGGGCCGTGCGCCAGATCATGCCAAGCGTATGCGTGCCGATCGTCCGTGGGCCTCGAGGCCTTCCACGCGGGCGAACGCCTCGACGAGCGGGGCCGAGCGTGCGAGCGCGCTCCGGTCGAGTTCAACCAGGCTGGTGCGGCGTTGGAATTGGTCCGCGGTGAGTCCGGCGAAAGATTTTCCGGCTCCTCCGGTCGGCAACTCGTGGCTCGGGCCCGCGAGAAAATCGCCGACGGCCACCGGCGAATAGCCGCCGAGGAAAATGGCGCCCGCGGTGAGGATGCGCGGTGCGATGGTCCGCGGATCCTTGACCTGCAGCGAAACGTGTTCGGAGGCGAAGTCATTCGCCGCGCGGACGGCCTCGGCCATTGACGGGACGAGGATCAGGAGGGCGTTCTTCAGCGAGTCTCTCAGGATCTTCCCGCGCGGCAGGGTGCGGGCCTGCTTTTCGACTTCGCTCGCCGTTGCTGCCAGGACCTCGCGCGAGTCGGTGAGCAACACCGCCGCGCTGTCGCGTCCGTGCTCCGCCTGTGCGAGCAGGTCGGCGGCGACCC
This genomic window contains:
- the hflB gene encoding ATP-dependent zinc metalloprotease FtsH; translated protein: MLRVHPLITVSQNDPNSPRNRGPRGEEPQFNWRGLLLFAVAFALIGGALVFREGNLAPTDDLSYPKFSELLAAGKIVSTAERPLELIVEEGRNTQTLSGYYRKSVTVPPAKEPEERLAAFKTQVFMPFNGESVEKQLKDAGITPAVRAESNLLATTLVGLLPIAIFLILLYFIFRSQIKMAGRGALNFGKSKARMMAREKNKITFKDVAGVEEAKEEVSELVDFLKDPKKFQKLGGRIPKGVLMVGPPGTGKTLLARAIAGEADVPFFSISGSDFVEMFVGVGASRVRDMFEQGRKSAPCLIFIDEIDAVGRHRGHGMGGGHDEREQTLNALLVEMDGFDAQDGVIIIAATNRPDVLDPALLRPGRFDRQVTVNLPDVRGREEILRVHAKKVKVADTVDLAVIARGTPGYSGAELANVINEAALLAARKGLKAITTRELEEARDKVRWGKERRSMAISEKEKEVTAYHEAGHALLLELLEHTAPLHKVTIIPRGPSLGSTMWLPEEDKYNTRRKELLDHLVVIMGGRVAEDIVFGDVTSGARGDIKQATGIARKMVCQWGMSDKLGMIEYGEGDEHLFLARDFTRMRDYSEATAQAIDAEVKSLIDEAYARATQLLTANRKQLDLIAKALLEFETLEGSQIRDLIEHGEMKNPPPREPTPPPLPPEVAPAKAEDKKNEGTLPGDLAPVPA
- a CDS encoding DUF2334 domain-containing protein — translated: MGEDQMSGRRAESFAVSIHDVSPWTRPAVEKMLGDLAGHGVRITSLLVVPDHHRRGSLVDHPDFLAWLRGLQSAGHEIVLHGFFHRREQSGGGWLQHLLTEHYTAGEGEFYDLSYADARERMEDGREMLTGAGLEVPGFIAPAWLLGDEARDAARNLGFAYTTLLGGVLDLRTDEWTPSQSLVYSVRSAWRRQASLAWNAQLAWRLCNRPLLRLGLHPPDWEHDQIRAQALRLARKAAAARRVIRYRDWVGA
- the folP gene encoding dihydropteroate synthase produces the protein MIWRTARRTFDLADGGIIMGIVNVTPDSFSDGGSFAKVEDAVRHGLRLAEEGAAILDIGGESTRPGAAPVEAAEEIRRVVPVIEKLARGTHVALSIDTSKAAVARAAIGAGAEIVNDVTALLGDEGMASVVAEHKAGVVLMHMQGTPRTMQNAPHYDDVAREVLGFLGSRIEAALDAGIPSENIAVDPGIGFGKTAEHNLQLIAAMESFAALGRPVLLGASRKSFLAAAAGCTDTNDRDIPTAALTALGRERGAHIFRVHAVRPNLQALRLAEALSSAR